The DNA region tcaaataatttaatataatagtaattatttaatattaatatatgaagtggtagtataattgataaataagacaaaaatatttaatttaatttatttaatattaactatataatttgatttatttaaaaatataagtctTAAATGTTCTACTATTttcattctattattattatatttatttattatcatttaattttaaatgataataaagttgtcttaatttaattttaaaataaatatataaataaaaaaatgcattagttatttgaaaaattatgaaatccTACTgcgttctttgtttttcttctatgctctttcatttcttcatttcTGCTTCACATTTTCCTCTTTTCCTTCCCCTTCCATTCCACTTCTCAGATCTCTGAATTCCCACTCTACTTGACCATCACAGCTACCATTTTCTCTTCTCCGGTCTCGCATTCCCATTGCCTCCCCACATTGCGACAGTCTGCTATTCTCTTCTCCAGGTCTCGTATCCCCAATGCCTCCCGACATCCCTTCGTCCCTTCTTTTCACCTCAACAATTGCAGCCACTGCTGttgagattacagaaataacacAGCCTACGCGTAACAATTGCAGCCACATCTCTTCGTCCCTTCTTTTCACCATTCCTGAGTGGTGGTTTGTGATTTCTCGTAGCAACGGTGGAGATTCGTGGAAGCAGCCCACTCTCATAACAAATgggtaaattagaattttaatataaaatctttAATTAGAATATGATATCGTAAATTGGATTAACTTTATTATTTGgaggatatttttataaaaaattactagattgaatttgattttgaataacaaatttgaaattagaatattgttattatttattaggaAAACTTTCTAATAAAATTAGATTTCTGCACCATTTTACGTGATGTTTTAAAACTaagtactcttttttttttcaggcaCAGTAAATTGGTGGAGCAAAGAGGATGAGTTAGGTAATCATACttgtttttgttaaataaaaaatatgattatcAATCTTTTGTAATCTGtttttatcttctatttttctttaattctaaTATCAATAGTGAAATTTATTTGGTTTGACTAGCAAACATCGACGGCCTCTGTAACTTCTAATTTTACTCCCACATTTAGTGTTGGCTTTGGCAACTTGAAAGCAACGGCTGAAAATACTCCTCCAGGAGCTGTATCCAAGCTACCTGAAGTGGCTGAAATATTTGAGGCGGCCTCAAATTGCTGTAGCAGGATGTGCAGTTACTACTGTTGCATGTGCTGCATCGATTGCTGTTCGCGGATGAACAACCAGTTTGCAACTGCATTGACACAGCTTTGCATTGGTCTAGGATGCTTCGGCTGCCTCACATGTTGTTCAGAGATATGCTGTTCCGAAAACGATGGCTGATGAAATCCCAATTTTGTTGTATGATGGTTCTTGTATTTTATTGCACAGAAAATTTCTCTTTGTATAGTATAGTTTTAGTTGTTCTGGCAATGTATATCCATATATTACACATGCAATAGAAAGTTAATTCTACACTCGTAGCAAAAATAGAATATGAATATACAAAAAAGTCATTTTCCAGTCAAATATTTCCTTCTTCTTTGCCTTCATCGTTTTATATTTGATTGATACCGAGTGCTTGCGATGGTTGATAAGTAATAACGAGTTTCAGAATGTGGTTTCAagtcttcattttttttaatcgAGTCCAACACTTGAGAGTAGAGATTCTTCAGTTCAATACAAAGctggaaagcactcatttatttatttatttaaataggaGGTGGAATGCATCATTATCAGTAGTTATGAGTAATCACTCGGGAAAAGTGAGTGCAGTGATGAGTTGGTCCAGCTGGGGAAAGCGAGAGACGAGGTCAGAGCGCTTAGCAAGCTCATAGAGTCCCCTACTAATCATAGCTAGCATCCTCAAGAAATAATGGTTGCAAAATGAACCTGGGGTTGAATAAGGTGTGATAATACATAcaatgaagaataaaaagaactTAAGACGatttaacccttttttttttggacGAAAAGAATGTCATAGCCTTAGAGATTATTTCAACTAAGACCTATTCCAAAAGTGTAAATTCGGGGGCATATTGACTCTCTATCTGCCATATGATTTTTTACCATAGAACAAATTTGTCTCTCATCTTCAGCAGTTCCATCTGTAACTAGGAAAACTATTGGAACTGAACTTTGAGCACTAGATAGCATCTCTATTGCCTAAAATGAAGAAGATAATAATTGATTTGATGTTCAATAGATTCAGTACCTAATAACAGTTCAATAATATTCACATAGAAATGGTATTGAATATTTTTAATGTCCCGTGTATTGAATATTTGACGTGGGATACTTGAGTTTCCACTCTCGGGCCGCAGAATCCACCAGAACCCTTGCTGCTGATGCTCGAGTTGGTGCCGTGGATACTATCTCAACCACCTATTCATTGCTTAACACATCCCAGACAGGCACAAAATACCAAGATGGATATTAAGCATAAGTAGCCTAAAAAGAAACACAGGAACTAGTGAAAAAATTTCAAGTGTTGGATTCAAATTCACGATATCATATGTCTATTCACTTACAAAGGTAAACATACATATAGATGAGAATGACATGCTTTTCTTGCTTACATGGGTAGAACTATTGTGCATAGCAAAAATTTCCTACAGCAAGTAATACATAGCTTAAACTAAGTTACTTTGATTTGATGACTTTCACATGGACCAAAActgcaaaacaagaaaaaactatGCATCTAGGAAACAGAAAATGCTGCAAATGCTCTATGCTAAGAGACTTTAGCGATAATTGTAACATTACTGTGGCAACTGAAACCACAAGAACAAATAAAAGCAGATATATTTTCGAAAGTCTTACTCCATCCGAGGTGTATCATCAAAAAGTAACCACACCCTTCGAACTTCTGGTTCATCTTCAAGGCAAATACCCTGCCCTTACACCTTTTGATTCTTTCAGCTTCCCCTGTAAAAAATTCAGATAAGCTATCTCAAAGCAAAAACATAGACTGAACTGAGAAAGGATGAACAATGATGACAAAACTAACTTGGCAAATCAGGTTTCAAATCAATTGTCAACTGAATTGCCACCATGGAGTCATTGCTGTCCTTGGATCCCATGATTGCTCGGGAATCCCCTATGTTGCTCATGAACAGAATTGATCCCTGGAAAGTGAACAACATAGAAATGTCAGTGAAAAGAAGCAATGAAGTATATGCAACAATTGAATGCACTACTCATTGAGCTGCTACCTGCTTCACTATGGTTACAGCCGTGCTCCCACTACAGAAACAATCCAAATATGCATGTTTGACGGTGATGGTTACAACCCGAGAAGATAACCAACGGTCTTCTGTACTTATTTTTCCGATAGGTTGTATCAAATGCAAGCACATCTCCAAAGCACTGATAATCCGCCCTACAAATGCCATCTGCCCAAAATAGATTCGCCAGCCGACTTTCATCAGTAGCACTGTACCTTTCCATGGCCATGGGGTCAACATCAGCTTTTCCAAGTAGATAGCTAATTGTTGCATTAGAATCCCCATCAATGAGCTTTGCACGACGAGTTCTTTCAATGTGGTTATCCAGATCCTACTTTGTGAATCCGACATTAGCATAACCCCCGGCTTGGCCTACCATTAGTCCCATTATCTTAGAGCTTGAAAAACCATTATTGTGCATGGTGTTTTCCTGAGCTTTTTGAGCCTCATTCATCCCACGGTGGTTTGGAATTAGGTGTACCAAGCATTGGGGAACAAGATCGTGGTTGTGCTTCTCAACTAATTTTTTAACTCTCCAAGCTGAAGTTTTGGTGTCAAAGTACATCGCAAGCATGGCTTCACAACCCGTACGAGTCAGCGCTTTATGCTTCATCTTCCTGCTCAAATTAGAGATGTATTTATTGGCTCTCTTTCCTTTCTTGTTGCAAAAAAATCGCCTTCTGCGTTATGTTCTATCTTTTCAACATGCTGTATCACGCTTGCGAACTCCGAACCCGACACACCTTGCATAACGCACATACAAGTTATAAGCTGCATCCGATGTTTCAAATGTCTGGTTTATAATATCATCGGCCGTCACAACAACACACTTGCTACTGCTGCCACCGCAATCACAAGTGCAATTTACATTCTCTTCCACACCGGTCATCAAGCAATCTTCAACGTTCTCTTGTGAATTGAGTGGTTTCGAATCAACATCCATTGCACCAGACTCGTTTTCTTTCTAATTCTATATATGTAAAAAAGTGAAAATTTTACCCCCTAAACAAAAACAGTTATAAGTAGGAGATACACATATAATTTTCTACTTCTTCACGACACCTTAGAATTGTATTTTGCAGACCTCAGTATATTTAATAGATTCAAATTCAACTCTAGTATTTTATCCAATATATTTCAAATAATTTGATTCAGAGCATAATCCTAATTCAGATACAAAATAAATGCCGAAAAAAATGACTACTCCTAATCAACAAAATATACtttaaatttagattaaatttCAACTCCGTCTAAGTTTTGCACACCCTTACCAAGGTTTCTCAAACCAAACAAACATCTAAATAATCATTTATGACATGTTTATATTTTGTATTCAAGTGTTGTGTGAGACTGTGAGTATTATTGTTCTTCATCCTGCCACTAGAGAATTATGTATATTATTATTGCTAAGTTGTAAACTTGATGTACCCTTAATTATATGATTATAAATAAATGAAGAGTTATTTACACTATCAATTTAAAATACCAGCTTAAATTAGATGGTTGCACACTAAATTAACAAAAAAGTCAAGCTTAGGCACTAATTTAATTGCAGAATTATCATTTCTTCAAAAGTAAACACTAACAAGTCCAATGTCATTTACagttttatttaattaagaaaaatgaaattggtCAACCAAACATGGCAAACACTTAACCCAAACATGTTGGTTTCTTTCTTGACTCATCTATCTACCCTTTTGAGTTCTAAGGTATGTGTAACTGTGTCCACAACAATGTTATACTCTATACTTATTTTTTCAGTTTGTGATCAGACATGCAGGTCAATgcttaattgttattgttaatgGATAATCTTAAGAGTAATTGTAAAGCTTTAAAGGATAATAAACTTTTCTATCAACGTATAAGTTTTGTTAGCACACAATGCAATTGAGCTTAACCcttgatattattaatttattttttggtttcaAGGAACCTAAATAAACCCTTTTATTAGTATAACTTTCTTTTTTTCTGTACATATGTACACACTCAGAAGCTATTCATATTCATACTTCATTTATACACTGCTTTTGACAGAAAATTGAAGGAtggcaattatatttttttatattactatTTCCCTTTCATCAGAacttcttatttcaaaatcaatttcaattttagttACCAGTTTTTAGCATAACCCATTTAATTCTGTTTGATCCCAATTatacaattattaataaaatagtaaaaaactcCAATTTTGTCTTCAATCATTGATACAGTTCATCTTTTTATGAATACCCATGTGCCCATATTGGTGATCTTCACTCAATGtgattatttttgacaaaaaaatcaaacacaacAACCAAACACAAAACAGATGAAGAGAAAAATTTGTTGAAAACTCACCAGATTGGGACCAGGTTGTGCGAAGGAGGCCGAGGAGTTGCTGAAGGTGAGGAGGAAGTCGGGGACTTGCTGCTTCTATCTCGGCGTCGACGGGCGCAATGACGGCGCGAGATTGACTACGAGGCAGTGACAAGACACGGAGCGGCGACGACGTCCAGGTCTGGGAGTTGCTGCTACTGCCGCCAGTGACGACGACGGCAAGGAAGGCATGCGAGATCGGAGCCTGGAGAGACCGACGACGAGCTTGTCGGATGATGCTGATAGAAGGAGAAAACTTGGGTCAATGAGATATGAGAGATGAGAGAGCTTCTGTGAAAGTGACGTTGAGGGAGGAGAATAATTATGAAACGACGTAGTTTGGTGGACTGAAGAAAAGGGCAAAAAATGAAAAGATTCGGACCGGTTTATTTAAACCAATTGGGTCAAACCGGATTTAAAGCATttggtttaaaaataaattttataaaccgGTTTTATAAACTACCAATCATAAAGTGCCACGTCAACAACTTAAAAAAAGTTGTTTTGACAATGTTTATGTGAGTCTCCCCCAAAAATTATTAGTTACCTAGCATAACCTTTGCTATAATACCTAAACTTTATTgtctaattactaaaaaaattaaataattaattttaaatttaaaaatgtaaaataaatttttttaaaatatttaaaaatcattataaaaaataaattaagtaaaaattaaatatcaaataaaaaatattataaaattaatttttaaatttacgtGGTGAATTGGTTTCTTAAAGCAAGAGTAAAGTATAGGAGTTATCAAGTGTATCTGGGAATATCGGTgtttcagttgttttaaccgttaattttaattaatatatattatatatattttttataattcagatcaatggTTAAAACAATTGAAACACCGATATTCTCAGTATACCTGAAACTCTTTCTAAAGTATAATAGGCTAGATAACTTTGAAAAAAACAATGTCATCATGATCATGTTGTTaaagttttatgtttaaaaaatttagattttttttattattggattacAAACTcgacttaaaataaaaaaaaagtgccTAGTTTTTAGTTgtgattttttttacattgtcaGAATAATAATTAAGGATAGAACATCACTActaaatactaatttaaaaaaaataataggaataaaaaatacctaatacAAAAAAAGaggatttatataaaaattaaacaaatttaaaagagatttctGTTTGTACAGACATAttagagatatataattatttatgttacttttttttaacttaaatttttttaaaaaataatttcataatataTACTATTAGTTAATTAGGATTTGGTTGTATAAAGATTGTTcacctactactactactactactactattattattattattattattattattattattattattattattattattgatatgaGCTGTAAAGTCGGTTACGAGTTATAAGTTCGGTAACGTATCCACTACCATAACCGATTATCTGCTATAATCGGCATTCATTCTCACCCAATAATATCGGACAAGCAATAAATTACCTCTCCAAACGTTACGACCTAGGTCTAACGTTCAACAATAAACGAGCATAAGAGGAAAAGCAAGAACGGGAGGAGGTAAGCAATCTTTCACAAGAAAAAGTCTCCATACACATTCTCttattgacttgagcgtcggagtgcctttgcaggtacccacctccCGCACTCCTTCTTTGTTGACGAGGTTTTGGATCGCGCCTTAGGAGTCCACCGACCTTATCAAGGGGACGACCAATACCTCGGCTTGAGCAGGTAAGAacattggcgcccaccgtggggcccgaAGATTTGAAACGTCATTTGAGCTAAGCCCCAAAATCTCCACGCACCCCCATGGCTGATGCTCCCCCGCCAACTCCATCCGAGCTTCTAAGGATGGTGACCGAGCTTCAACAAGTGAATCAGCGAATGGCGCAGGATAATCAGAGAATGCAAAACCAAATCGCACAGCTGGTACAAGCTCGCTTAGAGCATCATAATAATGATCACGAGAACAACGAATGAACTCATGTTTCTGAGACACCACAAAGCAATGATGAAGAAAATCAACGGAATGAAGAAGCTCAGCCTGATAATGAGGAAGAACAACCTGACAACTCGGCGGGACCATTTACAGCAGATATAATGAACTTTTAACTCCCCAGACAATTCACCCTTCCGACAACCTTAATCCCATATGACGGATTGGGTGACCCAAAGCAGCACGTCAAGAAGTTCCGATCTATTATGATTGTTAACGGTGCATCCGATCCAATTCTTTGTCGATGTTTCCCATCTTttttagacggtcctgcacttgactggttttgttctttgcctgcaGATTCGATATCCCGTTTTCAGGAGCTAGCCAGCCAATTTGAAGACCATTTTGCAGCATCCGTAATATACCTCCACGATTCAGACTATCTGACGACTATTAAGCAGGGACCACAAGAGAGCCTGAAAGATTATATAACTCGTTTTACGAAAGTGGCCATGCAGATCCCTGATCTCCATCCCGAAGTCCATCTCCATGCCATTAAGAGCGGCCTGCATCCAGGAAAATTTCAGGAGACCATTGCCGTAGCCAAACCAAAAACCTTGGCCGAGTTCCGCGAGAAGGCCAAGGGACAGATTGATATTGAAGAACTCCGCCAAGCACGAAGGGCAGACAAATCGGCCGTGAAGGATGATGAAAAACCACGCGATAACAAGAAGAGCTTCAAGCCAGTTCCGTGATATGAATCTTATACCCAGTTTAATACCAAACGGGATGATATAATCAAGGAGATACTGAACTCTAAACTGATCAAACCCCCTCGAAAGGCAGGCACCTATCCAGAAGCAAAAAACGTAGACAAAACCCAATACTGCACTTTTCACCAAAAGCATGGCCACACAACCGACGAATGCGTCATTGCCAAAGATTTATTGGAACGCTTGGCACGGCAAGGGCATCTTGACAAGTTTATTACAGGACATATGCAAAAAAGAGCAGCATCGAGCTCCGAGCAACCTCCAACAGGTCCATCATCAAAGGACAAGGATAAAGCTCCTGCCCACCCTAGAGGGGTGATCAATTGCATTTCAGGTGGCTATGCTGGTGGTGGCCATACAAGCTTGGCTCGAAAAAGGACCTACAGGGCCATGTTAGCAGTCGAGAATAACTCTCATAACCCCACCCCGACGCAGGACGTCCCCGAGCTGACCTTCGGACATGCCGACCTCAACGCTACTTACACCAATTATGATGATCCCGTGGTTATTTCCATCCAGCTGGGCGACCTTATAGTCAAAAAAGTACTACTTGATCCAGGAAGTAGCGCTGATATCCTTTTCTTTAGCACATTTCAAAAAATGAAACTGAGCACTAACATTTTACAGCAATATTCGGGAGAACTAGTCGATTTCTCAGGAGAGCGAGTTCCCGTGATGGGATccgtgtggttacaaaccactcTCGGAGAACACCCTTTGTCTAAAACACAAGACATCCAATATCTGGTGGTCGACTGTTTCAGTCCTTATAATGCTATATTAGGGAGGCCATTTTTGAATAAATTCACTGCAATAGTCTTAACATTTTACCTTTGTGTCAAGTTTCCTGTGCAGGACAACATCATCGCAACTATCCACAGTGATTTACACGAAGCTCGGCATTGCTACAATATAAGCCTAAAGCCCATGAAAAAAAGTACCGAAGTTCGGGTCAATTCCATACAATCAGAGCAGCCAGTCCTGGCCGAGCTGGACCCAAGAGCCGACTTTCAAGAACGCCCCGTACCAAAAGAGGATCTAATAAGGGTCACCTTGACTGACGATCAGACGAAATTCACCTTTATCGGAGCGTCAATGGACAAAGACGCCAGGAAGAAGCTGACTGTATTCTTACGTCAGAATACCAACTTATTTGCTTGGACCTCAGGGGATATGCCAGGAATTAGTCCATTAGTAATAACCCACAGATTAGCAGTCAGCCCAACAGCCCGACCAGTTTCTCAGAAAAAGCGGAACCTCGGAGCGGAAAAGAGAGAAGCCTCAATGACAGAAGTCAACAAGCTCATCGATGCTCAGTTCATCCGAGAACTCAGATTCACAACATGGTTGGCTAACGTCGTTATGGTAAAAAAGAATaatggtaaatggcgcatgtgcgtcgattttACTGATTTAAATAAAGCATGTCCCAAAGATGCTTATCCCCTACCCTGCATAGACACCTTAGTAGATAACTCATGCGATTATAGTACACAGAGtttcatggatgcatattctggttaCAACCAGATCTTTATGCATCCATCAGACCAGGAAAAAACAGCTTTTATAATTGAATACGGTAATTATTGCTATAAtgttatgccttttggtttaaagaatgcaggtgcagcatatcaaagattaatgaataaagtctttgaGCAGCAGATAGGCAGGAACGTCgaggtctatgtggatgacatggtCGTCAAAACAAAGGTCGGCCACCCCCACATTGACGACCTTGATGAAATATTTACGCAAGTCAGAAAATACAACATGAGCTTAAATCCTGAAAAATGCGCCTTTGGTGTTCGAGGAGGAAAGTTCCTCGGGTTTATTTTGACAAGCCGAGGAATAGAGGCTAATCCAGAAAAATGCCAAGCTATTCTCGAGATGCGCAGTCCTACTACAATAAAAGAAGTCCAACGGTTGACAGGCCGCTTGGCTGCACTATCAAGATTCCTGCCGTGTTTAGCAGCTAAATCCTTTAACTTTTTTCAATGTTTAAAGAAAACAGCAAAACACTTTTCTTGGAATCAAGAATGTGAAGAGGCATTCTTAAGCTTAAAACAATTTCTGTCTAAACCACCTGTTCTGCAAAAGCCAAAGCTCGGCGAACCATTATATCTATACTTATCTGTAACTGATGTGACCATTAGTTCTGTTCTGATTACAGAGAACAACAAGGATCAACAACCGGTCTACTTCGTTAGCAAGTCACTACAAAATGCCGAGCTACGCTACCCAATGCTCGAGAAGCTCGTCCTAGCACTAATCTTCTCTGCCAGGCGACTCCGACCTTATTTTCAGAGCCACACGATCATCGTTCGAACAGCCCACCCACTTCGGCAGATACTTTCTAAGCCTGAGTTAGCAGGACGATTAGTTAAGTGGTCCATAGAGATGTCAGAATTTGACATTCAGTATCAGCCTAGAGGGTCGATCAAATCACAATGTTTAGCAGACTTCGTAGCCGAACTTACGTCCTCAAACCCCGACGATAAAGGTCAACCCTGGACCTTATTCGTTGACGGAGCTTCGAACCCTCAGGGGGCAGGTGCAGGAATACTACTCGAAAGCTCGGATGGCATAGTAATCGAGCATTCTCTCAGATTCTCATTCAAAGCAAGCAACAATCAGGCCGAATATGAAGCCCTCATTGCCGGGCTCAGGTTAGCTAATGATTTACATGTTAAAATTCTGAAAATTTACTGTGATTCATTACTAGTTGTTCAGCAAGTAAATCATGGTTTTCAAACAAAAGATCAGATATTATTGAAATACCTAGATATTGTCCAAAGGCTATTAAATGATTTTTCAAATGTTGAGGTTATCCATATACCTAGGGAGCAGAACCACAGAGCCGATATTTTGTCAAAGCTGGCCACCACACAAACACAAACTTCAACACTTTTGCAATCAACTTTAAGTAGGCCAAGCATTGATATATTTAACATCCTAAGCATAATTAACCAAGAAGGTTGGCAACAGCCTTACATACAGTATCTCCGTAATGGTACTATTCCAGAAGAAATCCAGGAAAAGAACAAATTCAGGCGACAAGCCTATTTCTTTACATTGATGAATAACATTCTGTATAGGCGAGGATATTCTCGACCTTTGTTAAGATGTTTGGACAGGGCAGAAGCTGATCTTGTCTTATCAGAGGCCAACGAGGGCATTTGTGGAATACATTGTGGTGCTCGGAGCTTAGCACAGAAGGTACTCCGGGCAGGTTTTTACTGGCCAACGATATGGGACGATAGTAGGCAAAAGGTCAGAACCTGTGACAAATGTCAGAAGCACTCACCGATGATTAACATGCCAACAGAACATCTTCATCAGTCAGAGGTAAGTTGGCCATTCAATAGATGGGGAGTAGACATTCTTGGGCCATTCCCCACTGCCCCAAGACAGGTGAAATATTTAGTAGTTGCAATGGATTGAAGCACACCCTTTGGCAAAAATCACATCATCCCAAATGATAAGCTTTGTTTGGAAAAGCATAATTTGTAGATTCGGTGTACCACGTCACATCGTAACCGACAATGGTCGGTAGTTCACTGAccataatttcaaagaatttttgCAGAACCTAAAAATAAAGCAGCATTTCTCCTCGGTGGAGCATCCACAATCTAATGGGCTGGCAGAGGCCGCTAATAAAGTCGTCCTTCAGGCACTGCGGAAAATGCTTGACGACGCGAAGGGATTGTGGGCTGAGCTTGTGCCAAAAGTGTTATGGGCATACAACACTACAGTACATTCAACGACCAAAGAGACACCATTTCGCTTAGTCTATGGATCCGAGGCAATGATCCCCATGGAAATATCACAAGACTCCCTCAGAACCCTAGCCGAGCATCATGATGAAGCTCGGCAGGCAGAGCTCGACCTAATTGAAGAAATTCGAGAAACATCAGACATCCGGCACCGAGCACTACAACAGCAGCTCAGCCGACGATATTCACGAAAGGTATAGCCGAGAACATTCAGCATCGGTGATCTAGTCTTAAGGAAAACTGAGCAAGCTCGCCACCTTCTTCCCATGGAAAGCTCGCCGCAGCCTGGGACGGTCCCTACCGAGTATGTGAAGTACTGGGGCAAGGGGCTTACAAGTTGGAACAATTAGACGGCACAAAAATTCCGAGCACATGGAACGTCAACTCTTTGAAGCAATATTACAGTTAGCAAACAAAccagtactctttttcctactttgAGGATTTTTTCCGAAAAGGTTTTTACTTAtagaggttttaatgaggctgGTTCACCCGAATAACGTTGTACAGGTACTATTAATAAAgtttaatcttttcatacaacTTCAGTCCTAATTTATTTCTCTTTGAAGTAAGAAATGGACTATTCTGTAAACTATGCTATACCATACTCATTAAACACAAAAGTCGCATCATTCTATTACGGATGCGCAAACAAACTTATACGGACATAACAGTAATTAAGCCAACACAAGGCTGCTAAATAAACGATTAGGAAACAGCAACACCTAATCGCACAGACTACAAAAAGCACATCTAAGTGTCttttaacagaaaataaaaaaaaacatcagTCAGCCAGATTTTCATCACCCTCCTCAGCAGTTTCTTCATCATCCACAAGCTTCCCATCCCGAACTATCTTCCCGGGATCCATAACAGAGAAATCTCCATCAGGAGCAAGGTACTTTGCCTGGTTAACAGCCCTCTGAAACCCTTCAGCAAAAGCATCCAAAATATCACCTTGTTTGTTATTTTCAAGCTCTTTCATTTTTTCCGATAACTCAATAACTCGGTCATTAAGCCTTAGTAggtcactttctttctttttcaataaccCAGAAATGTTTTCACGACATTCTCTTTCAACCTTCAAATCAGTTTCAACATCAGATAGTTTCTTCTTCAAATCAGTCAAGTTCGATTCTTTTGCCGCTAGCTGATCTTTCAGTTCAGTAATTTTGTTAAATTCACAAGCTACCTTCCTATGCCTTTTTTCTTGACTACGCCCAATACTGGCAAGTCGGAAGCCTAACACC from Arachis hypogaea cultivar Tifrunner chromosome 10, arahy.Tifrunner.gnm2.J5K5, whole genome shotgun sequence includes:
- the LOC112717950 gene encoding uncharacterized protein, producing MIVNGASDPILCRCFPSFLDGPALDWFCSLPADSISRFQELASQFEDHFAASVIYLHDSDYLTTIKQGPQESLKDYITRFTKVAMQIPDLHPEVHLHAIKSGLHPGKFQETIAVAKPKTLAEFREKAKGQIDIEELRQARRADKSAVKDDEKPRDNKKSFKPVP
- the LOC112716522 gene encoding probable protein phosphatase 2C 73 isoform X3 — protein: MLMSDSQSRIWITTLKELVVQSSLMGILMQQLAIYLEKLMLTPWPWKGTVLLMKVGWRIYFGQMAFVGRIISALEMCLHLIQPIGKISTEDRWLSSRVVTITVKHAYLDCFCSGSTAVTIVKQGSILFMSNIGDSRAIMGSKDSNDSMVAIQLTIDLKPDLPREAERIKRCKGRVFALKMNQKFEGCGYFLMIHLGWTMNRWLR
- the LOC112716522 gene encoding uncharacterized protein isoform X2, coding for MLMSDSQSRIWITTLKELVVQSSLMGILMQQLAIYLEKLMLTPWPWKGTVLLMKVGWRIYFGQMAFVGRIISALEMCLHLIQPIGKISTEDRWLSSRVVTITVKHAYLDCFCSGSTAVTIVKQGSILFMSNIGDSRAIMGSKDSNDSMVAIQLTIDLKPDLPREAERIKRCKGRVFALKMNQKFEGCGYFLMIHLGWSYLCLISILVFCACLGCVKQ
- the LOC112716522 gene encoding uncharacterized protein isoform X1; amino-acid sequence: MLMSDSQSRIWITTLKELVVQSSLMGILMQQLAIYLEKLMLTPWPWKGTVLLMKVGWRIYFGQMAFVGRIISALEMCLHLIQPIGKISTEDRWLSSRVVTITVKHAYLDCFCSGSTAVTIVKQGSILFMSNIGDSRAIMGSKDSNDSMVAIQLTIDLKPDLPREAERIKRCKGRVFALKMNQKFEGCGYFLMIHLGWSKTFENISAFICSCGFSCHSNVTIIAKVS